The following proteins come from a genomic window of Plasmodium vivax chromosome 3, whole genome shotgun sequence:
- a CDS encoding hypothetical protein, conserved (encoded by transcript PVX_096175A): MNELGEGPARLMNLLSEGYLEAHNTATFKQAETFNRAQYILTASGNKVSRDSILCGMRNIHMLGRSIVKSGAMLRGDLSSLYFGKYVVVGVKTLICPCFLQGREPQRGGSCSRGRSGSSGRSSSSGRTGSSGRSDRGDDPPTSSYVTLTIGDNVLIGNECIIKAALIGSNVVIGNNCVVGERVVIKDNVVVKDNTYVPNDTILASFAKYAGCPAAYVKELPESAQIYLKHISHQQYKNFVPEG; encoded by the coding sequence ATGAACGAGCTGGGCGAGGGGCCCGCGCGCCTGATGAACCTGCTGAGCGAGGGGTACCTGGAGGCGCACAACACGGCGACGTTCAAGCAGGCGGAAACGTTTAACCGCGCGCAGTACATTTTGACGGCCTCAGGGAATAAAGTCTCCAGGGACTCCATTCTGTGTGGCATGAGGAACATCCACATGCTGGGGAGGTCCATTGTAAAAAGCGGAGCCATGTTGAGGGGGGACCTGAGTAGCCTCTACTTTGGGAAGTACGTCGTGGTGGGGGTGAAGACGCTCATCTGCCCGTGCTTCCTGCAGGGGCGCGAgccgcaaagggggggaagctgtagcagaggaagaagtggtagcagcggaagaagcagcagcagcggaaGAACCGGCAGCAGCGGCAGAAGTGATAGAGGCGACGACCCGCCGACCTCCTCATACGTAACCCTAACCATCGGAGACAACGTCCTCATCGGAAACGAATGCATCATCAAGGCGGCGCTCATCGGAAGCAACGTCGTCATCGGGAACAACTGCGTGGTTGGGGAGAGAGTCGTAATCAAGGACAACGTAGTAGTAAAAGACAACACATACGTCCCCAACGATACCATCCTTGCCTCCTTTGCAAAGTACGCGGGGTGCCCAGCCGCATACGTGAAAGAACTGCCTGAATCGGCTCAGATTTATTTGAAGCACATTTCGCACCAACAGTACAAAAATTTCGTCCCCGAGGGTTAG
- a CDS encoding hypothetical protein, conserved (encoded by transcript PVX_096170A), giving the protein MIQLNRTNETNKACWGTADDAPPKERHSEEMATSIHRYERVYMSYLHLQFCILDFKDTMFISVTDERNQLTDLQASYPLKYADADNTACLVGEPHSHGNDVARLLGIKFKIPFYVSVNVDEGDEGLTNFIFSTCLEMLKPLFSARGGAPGGTCGSTQS; this is encoded by the exons atgatCCAATTGAACCGGACGAACGAAACGAACAAGGCTTGTTGGGGGACGGCGGATGATGCCCCACCGAAGGAACGACACAGCGAGGAGATGGCCACCTCCATCCACAGATATGAGAGAGTATACATGAGCTACCTCCACCTGCAGTTTTGCATCCTCGACTTTAAGGATACCATGTTCATTTCGGTGACTGACGAACGGAACCAGTTGACAGACCTGCAGGCGTCCTACCCTCTGAAATAT gcgGATGCGGACAACACGGCGTGTCTGGTGGGAGAGCCCCACTCGCACGGGAACGACGTGGCGCGGCTGCTAG GCATCAAGTTCAAGATCCCCTTCTACGTGAGCGTCAACGTGGACGAGGGCGACGAGGGCCTGACGAACTTCATCTTCTCCACCTGCCTGGAGATGCTGAAGCCGCTGTTCAGCGCCCGGGGGGGCGCCCCAGGGGGCACCTGCGGGTCTACCCAGAGTTGA
- a CDS encoding hypothetical protein, conserved (encoded by transcript PVX_096155A) produces MGTQDEQGTHGRGDSLGSLDDYHLLSGEGIGESELKDVDKELERMANMGELKEMTSEEFRELMGGDADGGGGADAVGDADAVGDADGGGNPSASFNPTRKSQQKSLPRFSQMSFLNDDFQLKEDSHFATLASKPSGRRDSHLSLGNMRNSSVFNLSVTDDNGKRWSHNYNSGGNEKFHVSLSRTDNAYDSDLITPSPSKGHSQGGRSGMGGEIGGERSARGSGGRSNARGRRSIDVLEEELDKLKRGFLLNSGGNGHLSDISNEDFPEGGYASDSEFLKRTSLDKKISVDLNFGNDDSLNNSRLSNGSYCPWESRISTSRKMRLHNETPKKGILKQSNSLSPIKELPENVSARKKSVQFSHRSIAVFDDKEKVSPLHLTQFTRISSDSNKSEVKRKSASNDPSSGKEKADTFGEILASRTDKSPIDELLYRYDSLTGAKRTSAGYPVTDGNASNDFFRRMSSESVRFKTKTSVDMVHSARLSPIKNRSQGGNAKRSSQLDGDSGKAREQARERERGEDDEEDVLHKLLTTDIDSLKEEDFLKFSLLSDSREFKEFGRVDSGETYERAPSERSKGGVEEGGAEEDAAAQAHLEDRSVQRREGDNSEVFYECNDSAVSVAKRGAAEVADGEGGASRYMVKEERGEERSEQEGEKDDPLDEHKPTTEEPQCKEEEVRGDAQVSTAGGKAPMERLPSDEAVPPTENVTIQYRASSHRRSERAPAEEEKEGGGESGNVKDGDGDASGGGHLEGEAQLSRQSNRPPNWPPNGQSNRHSNGQPNRGGEPSRRLAEGRKATERRTINVGATPAQADDREAQQNGLKVAKANRRASYSVNMHARIDEAQARFRDRKSLNEGGGAAGKGAQGEEAEEVEEANEMNEAEDAERVDRLNRVDSLDRLDPAEEDREAVLRKAELFNRGEGQQHEGEQVRVESAAYGEDGVVGEDHLQLRARGRYTTHIGRGAFARGSSDDLQELSQHARANSDEGNYKKFVYDVGEGFSVEDDLELAAGEEAFRSADMGGHPDGAEGGSHMDGADEGNHPDGADEGHHPDDAEEGSHPDGADEGPPPEQSQRSRREQRQKLQRKLKENLLKKQEMIKQMTLAIVRRCRILSLRELKSNKRNLTNLMQLYECIRDMMFSFVGKINHLNNVSIKLDDAILKYEVTQLRCSRTKKAIETLRKYNGKMETKVKEKKNLLSKQENVLHKKMKKLEAMTEELSQLRSLHNEGSARKQEIHLIDLYKRKTDELRSIQLVKGLVVNSFSKYGINFELLNCSYFNFATLYDYPGEAADGVAVAAGGEATDGVAVGAAAAAMATARDPPPTQEEPPQRLHEISELYERECKLKGNHRRAKRNATLLNNQISEEDMSCAWPYSITIDIIFCNMSKGTVQREADNYMASSPVKIKNMKHLIANKMHLLGGENAGVGATSADASRKYIKLFRPYKIQMNSFDTFKEITLTTYYNYISSDILYFHIWNKRPDRESYSLKVNSLQDDGRAKRRNRVQLLRKHIESYSYYCSDSHVGAEWKLQLEIVKFKLLEVVNRRLQRYTSRGGGTVGGNVSGNVVSGNVGGHLVSGNVGGLLGGHLGGNANEAGAAKPNKEALMYLVEEAEHASVILINLLSQYKHLLKCFLCLSNTFFDYHQPVVIFKTIVLSQQLCPHALWLYLYVNLEEAFTFASLLHGIVQVKVESVDEEDKYSEDCKALNASIVKTLQQCIFALKSKPLDLSERINSYNVVDVIYAVVMNENYNFHSYQNNLDDNLKKLTSCETFINGVVSKSIVVPLEVKK; encoded by the exons ATGGGCACCCAGGATGAGCAGGGAACCCATGGGAGGGGAGACTCCCTCGGCAGCCTCGACGATTACCACTTGCTAAGCGGGGAGGGGATAGGCGAGAGCGAGTTGAAAGATGTAGACAAGGAGCTGGAGAGAATGGCCAACATGGGGGAGCTAAAGGAGATGACGTCCGAGGAGTTTCGGGAGCTCATGGGGGGTGACGCAGATGGAGGAGGCGGCGCAGATGCAGTTGGCGACGCCGATGCAGTTGGCGACGCGGACGGAGGAGGCAACCCAAGTGCCAGTTTCAATCCCACGAGGAAGTCCCAACAGAAGAGCCTGCCGAGGTTTTCCCAAATGAGCTTCCTCAACGACGATTTTCAGCTGAAGGAGGACTCTCATTTTGCCACCTTGGCTTCCAAGCCCAGTGGGAGGAGAGACAGTCACTTGTCCCTGGGGAACATGCGTAACTCGTCTGTCTTTAACTTAAGCGTAACGGACGACAATGGGAAGAGGTGGTCTCACAATTATAACTCCGGGGGGAATGAAAAGTTCCACGTGTCCCTTTCTCGCACGGACAATGCGTATGATAGCGATTTGATAACGCCCTCTCCGTCGAAGGGGCACAgtcagggggggagaagcgggatgGGCGGAGAGATAGGCGGAGAGAGAAGCGccaggggaagcggcgggagAAGCAACGCGCGTGGCAGACGCTCCATCGACGTGCTGGAGGAGGAGCTGGACAAACTGAAGAGGGGCTTCCTGCTGAACAGCGGGGGGAACGGCCACCTGAGCGACATCTCGAATGAGGATTTCCCGGAGGGGGGCTACGCAAGCGACTCCGAGTTTTTAAAGAGAACCTCCCTAGACAAGAAGATAAGTGTTGACCTGAACTTTGGAAACGACGATTCTTTAAATAACAGTAGACTGTCCAACGGGAGTTACTGCCCATGGGAAAGCAGAATTAGCACCTCTAGGAAGATGCGACTGCACAATGAgacgccaaaaaaaggaattctaAAGCAGAGCAACTCCCTTTCCCCGATAAAGGAACTACCCGAAAATGTTAGTGCACGAAAGAAGTCGGTGCAGTTCTCCCATAGATCTATTGCCGTTTTTGATGACAAAGAGAAGGTGTCGCCCCTGCATCTAACTCAGTTTACTAGAATTTCTAGCGATTCTAACAAATCGGAAGTGAAGCGCAAAAGTGCATCCAACGATCCCAGTTCAGGCAAAGAAAAGGCAGACACCTTTGGGGAAATTTTGGCTAGTCGCACAGATAAGTCCCCAATTGATGAGCTACTCTACAGGTATGACAGTCTCACTGGTGCGAAGAGGACCTCCGCCGGTTACCCGGTGACAGATGGGAATGCATCGAACGACTTCTTCAGGAGAATGTCCTCCGAATCGGTGCGATTTAAAACGAAGACCTCCGTGGATATGGTCCACTCGGCGAGACTGTCCCCCATTAAGAATAGGTCCCAGGGGGGAAACGCCAAAAGGAGTAGCCAGCTAGATGGAGACAGTGGCAAAGCGAGGGAGCAAGCGAGGGAGCGAGAGAGGGGAGAGGATGACGAAGAGGACGTCCTCCATAAACTGCTCACCACAGACATTGACAGCTTAAAGGAGGAGGACTTCCTAAAGTTTAGTCTCCTTAGCGATTCGAGGGAGTTTAAAGAATTCGGGCGAGTGGACAGCGGGGAGACGTATGAGAGGGCCCCCAGCGAGCGCTCCAAGGGGGGTGTAGAAGAAGGTGGAGCCGAGGAAGACGCAGCGGCGCAGGCCCATCTGGAGGATCGATCTGTTCAAAGGAGAGAAGGAGACAACAGCGAGGTGTTTTATGAGTGCAACGATAGCGCCGTTTCGGTGGCCAAGAGGGGGGCGGCCGAAGTGGCAGATGGAGAGGGGGGTGCAAGCCGCTACATGGTAAAGGAGgaacggggggaagaaagaagcgaacaggaaggggagaaggaTGACCCTCTTGATGAGCACAAACCGACCACGGAAGAACCGCAGTgtaaggaggaagaagtgagGGGGGACGCTCAGGTGAGCACTGCCGGGGGGAAGGCCCCCATGGAGAGGCTCCCCTCCGACGAAGCGGTGCCGCCCACGGAGAACGTCACCATACAGTACAGGGCGTCCTCGCATAGGCGGAGCGAGCGCGCCCCGgctgaagaggagaaggagggAGGAGGTGAAAGTGGAAATGTGAAAGATGGTGACGGGGATGCTTCAGGTGGGGGCCACTTGGAGGGAGAGGCGCAGCTGAGCAGGCAGTCTAATAGGCCTCCAAATTGgcccccaaatgggcagtCTAATAGGCATTCGAATGGACAACCCAACAGGGGGGGCGAACCCTCGAGGCGGCTCGCTGAAGGCAGGAAGGCCACCGAGAGGAGGACGATAAACGTAGGGGCGACCCCCGCGCAGGCGGACGACCGGGAGGCACAGCAAAACGGTTTGAAGGTGGCCAAGGCGAACCGGCGAGCTAGCTACAGCGTGAATATGCACGCCAGGATCGACGAGGCGCAGGCGAGGTTCAGGGACAGGAAGAGCCTAAacgaggggggaggagcggctGGGAAGGGTGcgcagggggaagaagcggaagaagtggaagaagcgaacGAAATGAACGAAGCGGAAGACGCCGAGCGAGTGGACCGCCTAAACCGCGTAGACAGCTTAGACCGCTTGGACCCCGCGGAGGAGGACAGGGAGGCCGTGCTTCGCAAGGCGGAGCTGTTTAACCGGGGGGAAGGCCAGCAGCATGAGGGAGAGCAGGTCCGCGTGGAGTCGGCCGCCTACGGCGAAGATGGCGTAGTTGGAGAGGACCATTTGCAGCTGCGGGCCCGGGGGAGGTACACGACGCACATCGGCAGGGGGGCGTTCGCGCGCGGGTCGAGCGACGACCTGCAGGAGCTGAGCCAGCACGCAAGGGCCAACTCGGACGAGGGGAACTACAAGAAGTTCGTGTATGACGTGGGGGAGGGGTTCTCCGTGGAGGATGACTTGGAGCTCGCCGCGGGCGAGGAGGCGTTTCGCAGCGCGGACATGGGGGGGCACCCGGATGgcgcagaggggggaagccacaTGGACGGCGCAGATGAGGGAAACCACCCGGATGGTGCAGATGAGGGACACCACCCAGACGACGCAGAGGAGGGAAGCCACCCGGATGGTGCAGATGAGGGACCCCCCCCGGAACAGTCCCAACGAAGCCGCAGGGAGCAGAGGCAAAAGCTGCAAAGGAAgctaaaagaaaatttacttaaaaaacaGGAAATGATAAAGCAGATGACTCTGGCAATCGTAAGAAGGTGTAGGATCCTCTCCCTGCGGGAGCTAAAGAGTAACAAGAGAAACCTAACCAACCTGATGCAGCTGTATGAGTGCATTCGAGACATGATGTTCTCCTTTGTTGGCAAGATAAATCACCTGAACAATGTCAGCATAAAGTTAGATGATGCCATTCTGAAATATGAGGTTACCCAACTGAGGTGCAGTAGAACGAAAAAGGCAATCGAGACGCTAAGAAAGTataatggcaaaatggagaccaaagtgaaggagaaaaagaacctACTCTCCAAACAGGAAAATGTGCTACataagaagatgaagaaactAGAAGCGATGACAGAGGAGCTGAGCCAACTGAGGAGTCTACACAACGAAGGCTCTGCCAGGAAACAGGAAATCCATTTGATTGATTTATATAAGAGGAAGACGGATGAGTTGAGGAGCATCCAACTGGTTAAGGGGTTGGTGGTCAACAGTTTTAGCAAATACGGGATCAATTTTGAGCTCCTCAATTGTAGCTACTTTAACTTTGCCACGCTGTATGATTAcccgggggaagcggcagacGGGGTAGCGGTAGCTGCAGGCGGGGAAGCTACAGACGGGGTAGCGGTAGGCGCGGCAGCTGCGGCAATGGCGACCGCTCGTGACCCCCCGCCAACCCaggaggaacccccccagCGGCTGCACGAAATCAGCGAGCTCTACGAACGAGAGTGCAAACTGAAAGGCAATCACAGGAGGGCCAAACGAAACGCCACCCTCCTAAACAACCAAATTTCAGAAGAAGACATGAGTTGTGCCTGGCCCTACAGCATCACAATagatattatattttgcaaTATGAGCAAGGGGACGGTGCAGAGAGAGGCAGACAATTACATGGCTTCCTCTCCTGTTAAGatcaaaaatatgaagcaTCTGATTGCTAATAAGATGCACCTACTGGGTGGAGAGAACGCAGGGGTGGGAGCTACCTCCGCGGACGCCAGcaggaaatatataaagcTGTTCAGGCCCtataaaatacaaatgaaTTCCTTCGACACCTTTAAGGAGATCACCTTGACCACCTACTATAACTACATCAGTAGcgacattttatatttccatATCTGGAATAAGCGGCCCGATCGGGAGAGCTACTCCTTGAAGGTGAATAGTCTGCAGGACGACGGGAGAGCCAAGCGCAGGAACCGCGTGCAGCTGCTGAGGAAGCACATCGAGAGTTACTCCTATTACTGCAGCGACAGCCACGTGGGCGCGGAGTGGAAGCTGCAGCTCGAGATCGTCAAGTTTAAGCTGCTGGAGGTGGTCAACCGGCGGCTGCAGCGCTACACCAGCCGGGGGGGCGGCACGGTTGGCGGTAACGTCAGCGGCAACGTCGTCAGCGGCAACGTAGGCGGTCACCTGGTTAGCGGCAACGTAGGCGGTCTCCTCGGGGGCCACCTCGGGGGCAACGCGAACGAGGCCGGCGCGGCCAAGCCGAACAAGGAGGCCCTCATGTACCTCGTGGAGGAGGCCGAGCACGCCAGCGTCATCCTGATCAACCTCCTCAGCCAGTACAAGCACCTCCTCAAGTGCTTCCTCTGCCTGTCTAACACCTTCTTCGATTACCACCAGCCCGTCGTCATCTTCAAGACGATCGTTTTGTCCCAGCAGCTTTGCCCCCACGCCCTCTGGCTCTACCTCTAC GTCAACCTGGAGGAGGCGTTCACCTTCGCCTCGCTGCTGCACGGCATCGTGCAGGTGAAGGTGGAGAGCGTCGACGAGGAGGACAAGTATAGCGAGGACTGCAAGGCGCTCAACGCGAGCATCGTCAAGACGCTGCAGCAGTGCATCTTCGCGCTCAAGTCGAA GCCCCTGGACCTCTCCGAGCGGATAAACTCCTACAACGTGGTGGACGTGATCTACGCCGTCGTCATGAATG AGAACTACAACTTCCACAGCTACCAGAACAACCTGGACGACAACCTGAAGAAGCTGACGTCCTGCGAGACCTTCATCAACGGCGTGGTGAGCAAGAGCATCGTCGTCCCGTTGGAAGTTAAAAAGTGA
- a CDS encoding metallo-beta-lactamase domain containing protein (encoded by transcript PVX_096165A; Apicoplast targeted protein. Curated by Stuart Ralph, Walter and Eliza Hall Institute of Medical Research, Australia.), whose product MRGKEIGESPAYLGHHPRDPCPFARLPGRRRRKKRCAERESHNCVTRCDIKCVGKSHLFAERRGGDHEGGTCEGGVSPRGGEEVTPHTPHGEGQTTPRREEKPPAQQLTKQEKRFARIRSGVDRLLFVNRNLLEALQEGDPHDDAKGEKKTTKRTKTTKRTKTTKTSVQADGQCPEEAETLLHRVGSSHFDEELIRMYANLIGGIVDGGVIPLAGVESGGEVDSLDREFLNYVAVLLLRGEGGSTPVESAPGTHLGGTANEETPLKGEDHVREVAKKLLLLKEAIAQIAKENNIKIASIYIDDETGEVKVKRSTFQDGSERRSNWRLIFLGTGSMYPSTNRGTSSFLLQTIKKKCNEAFLFDCGENTFIALQRANIKMSKINNIFLTHLHGDHCLGLISVLTMLRNSSAINIYGPEGTHRFLRSTFSATYSKRMARFFVHEMRAGGAQPPNTGKLSTRRGEQSTPLGKLPPPLPNMPIALPNLPPPLGKVPPASARKKRDDVEVLLPDERNTYAVFRNDHLEILGFPIKHTVPTIGYVIRELNVESKFNAPYIDELIKRNYNQLKKCKSLEFDPHKVYEHVIRKMNEGDVVVFPDKTQLTFGDAYKEVYRGRKVVVCQDTYDASSLEEFATDADVLIHEATNSLIDLTDQGVAPPDGFCEDMQCNGADMQCNRADAASNLADAASNRADAASNLADAASNRADAASNLADAASNRVPPLLVRRYNQTIAERGHSTANMAGTFAKRINAKRLILTHFSQRYIGDNKLKNIATMRRIEREAEESFRGTSQGGSEDAADCSGPPDESCHGEKEVIAAYDGLIVYVPPQRVK is encoded by the exons atgaggggaaaagaaat AGGAGAGAGCCCTGCCTACTTGGGGCACCACCCCAGGGACCCCTGTCCTTTTGCACGACTGCcaggaaggaggaggaggaagaagaggtgcGCCGAAAGGGAGAGCCACAACTGCGTCACCAGATGTGATATCAAATGTGTGGGGAAGTCCCACCTGTTTGCAGAGCGGAGAGGTGGAGACCATGAGGGGGGGACTTGCGAAGGGGGGGTCagccccagggggggggaggaagttaCACCGCATACACCGCATGGGGAGGGACAAACTACACCTCGTAGGGAGGAGAAACCCCCCGCGCAGCAGTTGACCAAGCAGGAGAAGCGGTTTGCCAGGATAAGAAGCGGCGTGGACAGGCTGCTCTTCGTCAACAGGAATTTGTTGGAGGCTCTCCAGGAGGGGGACCCCCACGATGAcgcgaagggggagaagaagacgacCAAAAGGACCAAAACGACGAAAAGGACGAAGACGACGAAGACGAGCGTGCAGGCGGATGGCCAGTGCCCAGAAGAGGCAGAAACGCTGCTACACCGAGTGGGTAGCTCCCACTTTGATGAGGAGCTCATAAGAATGTATGCCAACCTCATCGGGGGGATCGTCGACGGGGGGGTGATCCCCTTGGCGGGTGTAGAGtccgggggggaggtggaCTCCTTGGACAGGGAATTTCTCAATTACGTGGCGGTTCTCCTATTGCGCGGCGAGGGGGGGAGTACCCCTGTGGAGAGTGCCCCGGGTACCCATCTGGGTGGCACTGCCAACGAGGAGACCCCCCTCAAAGGAGAGGACCACGTGAGGGAGGTGGCCAAAAAGCTGCTGCTCCTGAAGGAGGCAATCGCACAGATAGCCAAAGAGAACAACATAAAAATCGCTAGCATCTACATAGACGACGAAACGGGAGAAGTGAAGGTCAAGCGGAGCACCTTCCAAGATGGGAGTGAAAGGAGGAGCAACTGgaggttaatttttttgggaacAGGGTCTATGTACCCCTCAACGAACAGAGgcacttcttcctttctaCTGCAAACGATTAAGAAGAAGTGCAATGAGGCGTTCCTCTTCGACTGCGGAGAGAACACCTTCATAGCTTTGCAAAGGGCAAACATTAAgatgagcaaaataaataatattttccttaCGCACCTGCATGGGGACCACTGCCTGGGGTTGATCTCCGTCCTGACCATGCTTAGAAATTCGAGCGCGATTAACATTTACGGCCCAGAGGGGACTCACCGCTTCTTAAGGAGCACCTTCAGCGCGACCTACTCGAAGCGGATGGCCAGGTTCTTCGTGCATGAGATGCGGGCGGGGGGAGCGCAGCCTCCCAACACGGGCAAGCTGTCAACCCGAAGGGGCGAACAGTCAACCCCGCTAGGCAAACTGCCACCCCCGCTGCCCAATATGCCAATCGCGCTGCCCAATCTGCCACCCCCGCTAGGCAAAGTGCCACCCGCTTCCGCGCGAAAGAAGCGCGACGACGTGGAGGTCCTCCTCCCGGACGAGCGCAACACATACGCAGTGTTCCGAAACGACCACTTGGAAATTCTGGGCTTCCCCATCAAGCACACGGTCCCCACCATCGGCTACGTCATCCGGGAGCTAAACGTCGAGAGCAAGTTCAACGCACCCTACATAGATGAGCTTATTAAAAGGAATTACAATCAACTGAAGAAGTGCAAATCGCTCGAGTTTGACCCCCACAAGGTGTATGAGCATGTCAttagaaaaatgaacgagGGGGACGTCGTGGTCTTCCCAGATAAGACGCAGCTTACGTTTGGAGATGCCTACAAGGAGGTCTACAGGGGGAGGAAGGTGGTCGTTTGCCAAGACACCTATGATGCATCTAGTTTGGAGGAATTCGCAACCGATGCGGATGTGCTCATACACGAGGCGACGAACAGCTTGATCGATTTGACCGACCAGGGTGTCGCTCCCCCGGATGGGTTCTGCGAGGATATGCAGTGTAACGGCGCAGACATGCAGTGTAACCGCGCTGACGCCGCTTCTAACCTGGCTGACGCCGCTTCTAACCGCGCGGATGCCGCTTCTAACCTGGCTGACGCCGCTTCTAACCGCGCGGATGCCGCTTCTAACCTGGCTGACGCCGCTTCTAACAGGGTGCCCCCCCTCCTCGTGCGGAGGTACAACCAAACCATTGCCGAGCGGGGGCACTCCACGGCCAACATGGCGGGAACCTTTGCCAAAAGAATCAACGCCAAGAGACTCATTCTGACTCATTTCTCGCAAAGGTACATTGGAGATAACAAGCTGAAGAACATAGCCACCATGCGTAGAATCGAGCGGGAGGCAGAGGAGTCCTTTCGAGGGAcctcccagggggggagtGAAGACGCGGCCGACTGCTCCGGCCCCCCTGACGAAAGTTGCCACGGCGAAAAGGAAGTGATCGCTGCGTATGACGGCCTAATTGTCTACGTACCTCCGCAGAGGGTGAAGTGA